The sequence below is a genomic window from Cicer arietinum cultivar CDC Frontier isolate Library 1 chromosome 6, Cicar.CDCFrontier_v2.0, whole genome shotgun sequence.
TACTTAAGAAGTTGTTGCCCTGATAGTTGGTGATCTTGACACGACTACTCgaatgaatataataaacaattCGATGATCTTCAAAGGGTTGATAAGTTTCTTGCAAGTTATATCAACTTTTGCATCAAATTCATGATATGATATCTTATGAAGATGTAACTAAGATGTgtaatattgtatttaattGGTTGATTTCAACATCAACGACACTCTTCATTCGTACCCTTTTATTATGAGAAGATAGATTCATTTGAAATTACACTTGTGATGTAAATTTACCtctaaattatcttaaaatttgattatgagTAACCTAGGCCATCACCATGAACCAATTTGGAGATGTCTTTTGAAGTGGGAATCCACCCTTGTGAACAACATTTGACGTGGAtgatttttagtaaaattttcCTTATCAATGTTTTTTGAGTGGAGTGAATTTGTGCTACATGGATTACTTCTTCTATATACAATACTTCCCCTGAATAGACATGCATATTATTAAGGATTTCATATAAGTGTTAAAGGATTATAATTCATATGATAATATATGTCCcgtaatttatttatctaaGATTTGAACCAATGTTTGACAAATAACATTGGTAGTCATACTTGAGTGAATGAGAATATTAGTTGGGCATATCATCTTGActttttattttgagatatatggtatcctataaataaaaaaggaattaGTGACTTAATGATTAAGTAGTTTTAGAACACGAAATTCTAAGACTCTGCTAATGATATTTTCAACATAATAGGGGTGTAGTGCCATTAGGTTGTCTAATGTAATTAAGCGTATAACTCATGATATATTGGGTGGATATGGTATGATTTGAGAGATGAATTTGAGAACGattgatattttgatatgtGTTGTTTGACATACTATTGATGTACTTTACTATATGATTCCCACTTTTGTTATGAAATGTGATTCTTAGTTGATAActtttcatcatatgcatattttgcATTATTTCTagtgttctttatttttaatcattagttaatttatggAGTTGGTTGATataatttgttgattttagttctcgAAGTTAATGAGATgcttatgttcttatttctttaattaagtagatatttttttattttgtagttttgcgttatttctttgttttattgcagtgttgaattttttgtgagaaatcaataTGACCTATATAGAGTATTTCAGTCATATACGGAgtcataaatattaaattggagtcaaaccaagtgaaaacGAAAGCTAAGATacatagctacaacttttgtgaaGACACCGAAACCAACTTTGGActcaaaagatgagaaaaatatttgCATCTAAGATATATTTCTACAGTATTTTGACATCATGCTTCTGCCTAGGAGCGTTGGAACGCCCCTAGCATGTGTTAGGGCATATGATGCATTGTAGAATgcataaaatatatgtttttcttactttctattgttgttgttgctattTTGAAGTTTTGAAACTTGTGTCTTAGCAGAAAAACTCATAGGAGGTTGGTTCTAACACTATTTaaggagttttatcaagaattattcatgaatattattgtaattcttatttaatctctatcttttgtatctttGTCATAAGTAACTAAACTTATTTGTTAGAgatgagtgaaacaagatgaaaccctttgatttgatttctagtcatataaatgagtttattgaattatttttctcatctttgtgcttaatacTTTTTATTGATTAATGCAGGTCCTTATTTGtgaactttacgaatgcttgatataataaattaattatattgtaGTATATGGATAGATGGAGGTCATGAAATCAATTGAATCATTTGCTGAGGAAATAGTTTAATAAGATAAATCTTATAGTGtaaagcttaattctaatcttaatcAATGGAACATTGGAGCATCTCAAAACCTATATTTTGTGGAAACCCTAAAAATTAGTAGCTTATTATTTAAACATTATTTGTAAAAATGGTCAAACGTCTTGGAGACACAACCTTCACCATTGTCTCTACTTGGTAAGTCTATACAACCTTAGAAACCATTATCTTAAACTTCTTAATCATTAAGTCACTAATTCCTTTCtatactttaaattatttcatcttcactttttcTTGGAGAATTGGAATCAAAGTAGGAAGTTTTTATCCATAAGTTAGTCTCGTAGAAGTTTAACTGCATGCTACGAGTATGGAGAATTATCATTCCTTATACATAGTGTTAATACAATATAGTTATATAGCTATGAAATCACATAATTTCTTGATGTGCTAAAATATATTACTGGTTTTAGAATTATCATTCCTTATACATAGTGTTAATACAATATAGTTATATAGCTATGAAATCACATAATTTCTTGATGTGCTAAAATATATTACTGGTTTTATATTGTTGTGTATATATGTATTCTTTAATCGATGTATCGCATTGATGAATATTGTGGtatacaatattaaattataaatattgattatgaatgatgattgtgtttaaaagtaacaaaatttaatatttgtttggtgTGTACATTAACTTAAAACAACAATAATcaataacataattaataataattgataataataataataataataataataataataataataataataataataataataataataataataataatagtatgaACCATTGATTAAAGAGTATATGATATACTAATATTTACCATTTATTAACTTACTACAATagattcaattattaaaaagttgATTAATTTGTTGgactcaaatataaacaaatgaatttcaaatgagatttgaaaaattataattgttgtaATTACGTATAggttaataaatataattattttttacatgatataaattaaattaaatatacttaTGTATCATTTTTAATAAGTATAAAAGTAagtcttaaataataataaaaaaattaatttgcacACTATACACTTGCAAGTGTTTTGGAAGTCACTGTTGAATAATTATTGAGAGAACTATCTTGACAacactcataattttttaaacttgtaAATCTCACTACCTCAATTGAAATCCAAAAGCACAAACATGGAGGAAAGAGATTAGATGGAGTACTGTGGCATACTTTTTAAGGGGACAAGATTGAACAAGCCACCTTACATCGCTAATATGTATTACCAAGTAGACGAGCAAACACAAAATGTGTTAGAAGAAATATGTTAATCATCTTTTCCAAAATCACTAAATCTTACGATAGAAAAATTTCTTTCTTCCTTTCAAACCCTTAAACTCCAAATCTTTAGTATATGATAATCATTGTCTCATANNNNNNNNNNNNNNNNNNNNNNNNNNNNNNNNNNNNNNNNNNNNNNNNNNNNNNNNNNNNNNNNNNNNNNNNNNNNNNNNNNNNNNNNNNNNNNNNNNNNNNNAAGATAATCCACCTCTTAATTTTCGAAAGAGTGGAGAAGATGATGATACTCCTAACTCTTTCTTCTTTGGCTTATAGCAAGAAAAATGTGTgctcttcttttcttttcttcttgaTTAATTTGCCAAAATGTtctcatttcttcttttctcccTCTCTCTCTCACCCTTGCCTTCTTCTCCTATTAAGTccctttcatttttcttttcttttctctcttagTTTATTGATGCGTGTGTTTTGTGTTGGTGTGTGTCGTGTAAATGGAATGGAGAAATTGGTGTTGACTTGATCAATTGGACTTTTGCCTTATGGAGATTTCCTGCTAAAAAACCTATTTATATTCACTCTTCTAATTCctttttttataactataaCCTGTATcactttatattattatattttttgttacaaattatatttgtatACTAATAAgtaaactataaaataattattaccaATTATTTAATGCTAAAGAAGAATGAGGTCCAATTTGTAGTAGATGAttgcatataaaaaatatagtcaAATAAGCCAAAAAGACTTATTTTTATTGGCTTTAGCCTGATCTTTTTAGccaaataaactttaaaaaaatgtatgacATGACTTTTGTCTGTTGTAAGCTAAGCCATAAACTCTTATTAATCGATCTGACCTATTTTCACTTTTGGGCGTCACACACATCCATTAACATATAAATCTACACACTTTCTACGATATCATTCGAAAGAGGTCTTTCAATGCTAGATTTTGTATGCCACAATATCTTTACCAATAGGTTAGCTTTATCATTACATttcaatcaaatttattattttatctcgcaacgaatttatcttttattattctgctttatgttttcattaatttaataactcacaataaattcaattttatactTAATACTTTTTTAGAGAAGTTAAAAAATCCATaactaaaatacattttttattccGTAGTATaattattgaagaaaaaaaatcattaattatgaatATTAACTAATTCCTTGCCTTAACTTTTCAATGAGAATTACAAAACCAAGATACTTGAAGTTGGAGAGGTTAGTAcaagtttaatataaaaatgagtGAAGAGTACTCTagagaaataaaacacaaaattagaaatgaaaatgaaaatgagtgTGTAGAAGTACTCAAATAAAGAGTGAAGTAAAGTAAGAATGCAATTGAGAAACTAtgaagggaccacaaatgttgGAGTTTATCCCCACCCATTCACAACTCACAAGTCACAAGAGCGTCACTACACATTTCCTCAGTTCCtcaaaatttcattaataataataataagaaaataaataaataaaaaaaggtgAGTTGACGTTAATTTAGACGTGAAAGCTAACGTCTTCAAATCGGTTTAGCAATCATTGTTGTTTTTCACATCTTAGCTACCAAATTTCTCTCCTCCCACTTCCTTCTTCAAACCGGAATCTTCACTTTTTTTTCTCATCCAACTTACTCCAAggtaacaacaacaacaacaacaacatcatcatcaaatttcTCTTCCTTGCTTCTCACAAACAACCTTCACTTTTTTATTtctcatattatttattaattacttgTAAGTACGTATACTAGATCATTAATTGTTTGAGTGGTTGGTTAatatgaaagttttgaaaacaaCAACTAGATCCATATTAGTGTTGTTGTACGGTAGATCAAGGTTGTTAGGGTTTTACAATTTACTCATGCATGCCATATATTTTAGAGCTTAACCTGTTCTTGTTGAGTAAGGTCTAGAGCGTGTGCTTCATCTTCTATATGTTACCGacacataataataaaataagcaTAGATTCATTGgaaggatatatatatatatattacactaggTTCCAACTCTATAGTCTtccactttttatattttttatatatttagtttagagaataattttttacagATGTTTTGAATGAaatgacaatataaaaaaagtttatatttatggCAGGTGATTAATTGAAAGGCAAGGGTTTGAAAAAGTTGTTTGGTGGAATGAGTAGCTTAAGGCCAGAATTGCATGTAGCTCAGCAAATAAGGCGTGACAAATTGAGGTTTCAGAATCATTTTCAAGACAACAACATGGAACAATTATTATCATTACACCAAGTAGCACAACCAGGGTTCAACTTGGATCTTCTTCAACTTagaaacaacaacaataacatggttgttgatgatgatgatgatgatgatgatgaagcaCAAATTTATTCATCTCAAATGATAAATAGTTTCTCAACTTCTCCTCAATATGCTTCATTCCACCATTCATCTTCAAAACAACAACAATCTCATCAAATCTCTGATAATTGGACCATCAATTCTTCTTCTTATAATTATCATCCAAATGAAACAAATTTCTTGCCTTCTCACCTTCATAAtcatagtaatagtaatagttcTTTGCAAGATATTGCAACTTCTTCCATTACTCCCCATTCTTTAATGCAGCATAGCATTTGGGGAGGTGTGAATAGTCATAATGCTACTATTACTACTATGTCTCCATTTCATGAGAATCAAGCAAATCTATGGACAAATAGAGGTGTTGTTGAAAACATGGGAACTTTCTTGAGTGATTGTAACCCTCATCAAGGTTTATCCTTGTCACTTTCATCACAATCAAAATTACCTTCACCTTCTAGTTTTGAACAAGGGTCTTCAAATATGATGAAAACATTGATTCATCAAGAACCAATTATAATAGgaacaacaacatcaaacagTAGTAATAGTAGTTATAGAAGTGTGGGTCCTCTTGGACCATTTACTGGGTATGCAACAATTTTGAAAAGTTCAAGGTTTTTGAAACCTTGTCAAGAGTTGTTAGAAGAATGTTGTGGATGTCGTCAATCTGGTCCAAAATGGGTTTCTAGagatgttgttgttgatgatgaaaATGGTGTTTGTGGTAGTAATTCAGGTTCTATGTTGTTGTATGGTTCAAAAGAGAAAGAGAATAGTGTTGCTGATGCTGATGCTGGGAATAGTTTttgtctctcttcttcttcttctcggCCTGAGTGCCAAAAGAATAAGGCTCAATTACTGTTCATGCAACAAGAGGTTGGTTTTCTTCACtcttcatatattattattattctcaaatcatatataaacataaatggtttttaaaaaattgatatatttagtcTTAATTgagagaatattattttttaattttttggcaGAGTTAATTAATGTCTGTCAGGAATTTACTTACTGTCTTTACTGTTATTATAACCTAAACTAAAAATGGccaaatgattttattttattaatactagTACTTGTTATTAGCTGTCTTTTACTGTGGATTCAATTTCaaagctcttttttttttttattgtttttatttatttataaaatgttaaattgCAAAGATACAAATTACAACTAGGTTTGATGTCTAGAGAATTAGGAAAGACAAAGTTGCATTATTAACACATACTGCTAATTTTGTAGGGTTTCTTTGTTTATTGTTGGTTACAATGTTTTTATTCTCCCATCATCTACTATGCTCCCTGTGTGTACAAATGTGTTATTGTAGTGTTTGTATTTGGTACTcctttttgttctttttataaaagacaaatgagttataacaatttatatatttaattagatgAACACATTcctatatgaattatttataggACAAGTTCCTAATGTTTTGAACTTTCtatctattataattttaggttttttttcatgtacaattttaatattgtgtttaatgttttttataaaacttctccttttctttttaaaatttggtcTTGTTCTTACAATTCCACAATTTACATGATTTTTAAGAGGTCAACCAGCTACTCTTTCTTAATCAATATCTGCATACTCATGAAAATATAGAGGAAAAgagattaatttatatttaaatttttacatccgATAAAATCACATTGTTATGCTAATTCCTAAAATATcttcaaaagataaaatttattaaataatgcTTAAAATAAACCACTTCTGAATTTTCATTGAACTTgcttttttatattcaaaattaatttttaccaGTATTACTCTAAGCCATTTACAAAATTAGAATATCATTAACAAGTTATTGGTttatatgttaaataaaaatgttttcatTATTCTCAAACgatagtttattttaatttcccAATTTGGAATTATTTATATTCTTGAAGTGCTAGATGGGTATAGTTCCAAATTTGTTTATCTTTATTCTGTCTTCTGTTTGTGTGGGGGTCGGCATAGCGGTGAAATCAGCTTAGCTTTGATTTGACTTTGTCGTTTGAGctatttattataacttaaatctccatttattttctgaaaacattttttatttttattttttcattttcaacaaaACAATGTTTGgcattttcaaaatttctaaaaattctAGATCTAATTTGAAAAGTTGTAAAAAAATGTTAAGAAAAATATTGGACCTATATTCTTTCATGTTTGTTAGTTTAAGTGAAATGAAAACAGAAACTATGGAAAGTCAATGTGCCTTGGAACCAAATTTTTTGGTAAAAGTTGATTTtcttatcatatattaatttgttattCACATGAGTGATACATGTATATTCATTCAcacatgataaatattaaaaagaaaatggtTTCAATTCTTAACAGTGAATAGATTCAAAGAGATTAAGATGATGCCAGTTTTTGTTGTACCATATTAGTCAGATTTTTTACTTGGTTTGAATTACTATAAGGCATTGCAGAGAATAAAATGTGAATGACGCATGTTGTCTTCTAGTGTGAATAAACTCAATCTTTGTTACTAAAAAGTTAAACAAACAGTGATTCACATCTTGTCTAGttatttataaatcattttatttggTCCAAAATCCAAGCAAGAACAGTACTTTTTGATAACCCTTCATCTTTGCATGTGTgttcattttttaaaactattttattcaAAACTTTATGAAAGAATTTTGGGGAATACCCTACCTTGTTGCTATTATAATAATTGTGGTTGTTATAACAGTATTAAACATGTCATCATGTGCTGTAAGTTAATACAACTCATAATTATATGAAATTTTGTAGTGATTAGAGTCTTGCAGAGAGGAGTATGTATATGCATGGAAATACTGTTTGTTAGAGAGCATGTTtcaattactttaaaaatttacaatatGAAATAACTTTTCTTGCTTGTAATAAAGAACTTTCTTATTTACCTTGAGATGAATAGAAATAACATATGTCAAAGGGGAGACAAAAAAGTGAAACAGAGAAAAgcaacacaaaaaaaaaatctatttataattataacttCTGTGCAAAAAGCACAAATTGCTTTTTGTCTTAATCAGTATATTACATGATTGAATATAGGAATACTACTTTTTGTCTTCTTAACCAAATCTCTTCATTTTGTTATTGTAGCCATACATTTGTTCaaacaatttgtttttattagttTCAAATTGTATATATACaagagttaaatatatttttagtctctttaTTTATCTCGAACTTTGTCTTTAGTTTATCTACCAGCATTTCGGTCTCTATAAATATCAAAACCACATGCTTTTAGAGTTAGCATGCAGTTTTGTATTATAGAAACCGATAAGTTGAAAGAgagactaaaacaaaaaaattcaaagactAAAATACATGTTTTACTAGAATAGACTATAGTTCTTAAAATAGAAATGTTTTTAGTCACAAAAATTGACATAAGACACTGTATTATGagcaaatttaatatatatgatatctgattttatattaaatttttctcTGTTCTCAAAATCTGAACAAACCACTGTGTAGAAATGGTATTGACAATGTTGCAACATGTGGCATGATAGGTTAGCAGAAGACACAAGCAATACCATCAACAAATGCAAATGGTTGTTTCATCTTTTGAATCAGTAGCAGGTCTAAGTTCAGCAACACCATACATTTCCTTGGCACTCAAGTCACTATCAAAACACTTTAAATCACTTAAAAATTCGATCACAGATCAACTAAAGATTACATGTCAAGTATTGGGAGAGGACTTTTCAATACTACCACCAACCATAACAagcagcagtagtaaaattgacaGTAGCAATAATGTGACAAGGATAAGGTGCATGAACCATAGCATTCAAAAGAATTATTCTGGAGGTAATAGTAATGTTGACTTTGTTGAACCTCAACAACATGTTTGGAGGCCCCAGAGAGGCTTGCCAGAACGTTCTGTGGCAATTCTTAAAGCTTGGTTATTTGAACATTTTCTTCATCCGTATGttcctcttttttattttttttataatctgaattttttaactaataagTGTTTGATTAAAATTGATGTACCAAAAGACATTGAAATTTatgagatttttatttttgttgttgaatttgatTTCAGGTACCCCACGGACACGGATAAACACATGTTAGCTACACAAACAGGTCTATCAAGAAACCAGGTGGGGGTCTACTCATTCACCTTTTGAATGCATTATTATTATGTCTTTAAtgtttaatattcatttttatatgcTCTCTTCGATGTCTTTTAagcaaaattgttttttaaccATACTTTGAAGTTTTAAATCAATAATTGTTGCttgatttgtttttgttttatttctcgattttcatattttttttattaataattttaaaatgctaCTAATTTTGTTATACTCTCTTCCCAAAATTTGTgaaatgtttttatttcattttattactttttttatcattgaaaaataaaagtgatgaatgaaaatgaaaaatattatatacgAAAATGTACTTCATCAAATTGGTTGTGAGAAAAATCTAGTCCATCAAGACAACTTACATTTTGATCTAGTGCTTTGAATCCTATTTACAAAGAAGGAATATGAGTTGTTTGATCCTGATTTGATTAGATAGTCCGAATTGCATAACGTAAGTAAATGTGAAATTTTATGGATTTGAATTCTGTTTTTAAATCCAACATGAATGGAGTATATAAGTAGTCTTAATATAATCCTCTCATGTTGGATTAAAACATTAAATGAactaaatttgaattttcaCCACGACGAAATTGATATAAACTAATATTGAATGTAGGTATCAAATTGGTTTATAAACGCGCGAGTTCGAGTGTGGAAACCAATGGTGGAAGAAATACACATGCTTGAATCAAAAGGAATAACAGAAAGTGAGAACAATAGTACTAAAAATGAGGCAAGCAGAGGAGTTGGAAGAAATGGAATGGCAGAAAAGGAATTTCAATGTATGGAAATGGGGTCATCATCTTCAACAGGCATTAACAATGTTGAAAATGATAAAGAGCAATGGAACAATATTAAAGAGAAAAGGTCGAAATTGGAAAATGAGATTACAGAAAACATGGATACAACAACAGTGATGGGTGGTTTTATGCCATATCAACGTGGTTCTGTGTCACTGACATTGGGTTTGAGACATGGCGTTGAAAATGTACAACAACAGTTACAGCATGAGGTAGAGCTTAGACATCAATTTGGAGGACATATGATCCATGATTTCGTTGGTTAATTTGCTAGAGAGTTTTAAATGACCAAATTGACCTTTTGCTACGGAGTTGCCACGTGGCGTCATTGTGTGAAACAAAAGCAAAGACCCCACTTTGGTTGAGAGAAGTAGGAAGTAAAATAGCCAATGTGTTTGTTTCGATGGATTTGTATCCTTTACATTCATGCGTTAAGAAGTTGTACACTATTCAGCTCATAAAAATTAGCCTCTAAAAGTATTTCTATGATTTCGTCACATGGAGTTAATTTTTAGTGAAGCAAAAAATTACATGGCTggttaattttcttttttgtttgctGATACATAGTTggttaattttcaatttaattattagtacaattaaaaattataggAAATAGGAGCACTTATAGGCACTAACGTTTTGTCATCctgtctatttttttaattaatagcCTGTTTTTCTCCTATAATAATAgccaattaattattatcttatttccattctttttaaataattaattaaagatattattgataaaataataattaatattgaattaaatttaaaaatgagaaCATTTgctttcaaaaaaagaaaataaaaaaggtgcTAACAAATAATCTTGTTAACATTTTTGTAATCATAAACCATGCCAACGACTATAAAGTATGAATACTTCTAATATGAATACTTCTaaaatgataaatgataaaGTATATGTATCTAAAATTTGTTTGGTATCAATACACTTATATACTTGTGGTACTTTACTTTTTCAC
It includes:
- the LOC101502049 gene encoding BEL1-like homeodomain protein 7, whose protein sequence is MSSLRPELHVAQQIRRDKLRFQNHFQDNNMEQLLSLHQVAQPGFNLDLLQLRNNNNNMVVDDDDDDDDEAQIYSSQMINSFSTSPQYASFHHSSSKQQQSHQISDNWTINSSSYNYHPNETNFLPSHLHNHSNSNSSLQDIATSSITPHSLMQHSIWGGVNSHNATITTMSPFHENQANLWTNRGVVENMGTFLSDCNPHQGLSLSLSSQSKLPSPSSFEQGSSNMMKTLIHQEPIIIGTTTSNSSNSSYRSVGPLGPFTGYATILKSSRFLKPCQELLEECCGCRQSGPKWVSRDVVVDDENGVCGSNSGSMLLYGSKEKENSVADADAGNSFCLSSSSSRPECQKNKAQLLFMQQEVSRRHKQYHQQMQMVVSSFESVAGLSSATPYISLALKSLSKHFKSLKNSITDQLKITCQVLGEDFSILPPTITSSSSKIDSSNNVTRIRCMNHSIQKNYSGGNSNVDFVEPQQHVWRPQRGLPERSVAILKAWLFEHFLHPYPTDTDKHMLATQTGLSRNQVSNWFINARVRVWKPMVEEIHMLESKGITESENNSTKNEASRGVGRNGMAEKEFQCMEMGSSSSTGINNVENDKEQWNNIKEKRSKLENEITENMDTTTVMGGFMPYQRGSVSLTLGLRHGVENVQQQLQHEVELRHQFGGHMIHDFVG